The genomic region TGCTTGTCTCAAGGCTGGTCAGAAACGAGCTAGAAAACCACGCTCCAGAAGAAGAGGCAAAGAGCGTCAAGGCCATGGGACCATTGATATACGCCGAGCACTTCAAGTTCATCGCCCCATCGCTGGTCCAGTTGGTACTACACCACCAAGGCTTTTTTGTGGACTACATGGATAACCTGCTCAAGTTCTCCTTTGCTGGGAAGGAATACCCATGGCGAAAGGACCATAAGCTTCCTCTGGAGAAGGTGTACCTTAAAGAAAACCATTAAGCAAAGAACATAAAATTCCGTTGACGCAAATGATACCCGTGAAACATCAAGTCTTACGTAACTAAGTTACCAGCTATGCGATCCTACACTGAGCGTAGTCAGGGATCTGGAGATCGCGGAGATAAATTCGATAGGTGACAACTCCCAGATCGACGAGATGAACGGTAGACACCTGGTGGTCCTCGGGGTTGTCGTAGGACTCTTCAGCCTCCTGATCTACGGAGGGATCCAGTGGAAATGGGGACTCAACCAAAGCGCGGCGCTGTTCATATGGATGGCCATTCTGGGCGGACTTTGTTACGGCTTTTCGCCCAATAAGATCGCAATCGAGTTTATCGATGGGGCAAAAAAGCTCACATTCGGGGCCCTCATAATAGGCTTCGCCAGGGCAATCTCGATCATACTTACCGACGGACATATCCTTGACACAGTGGTGTTCTACCTTGGAGGAGCCCTCGGAGCCCTTCCTTCGCTGATCCAGGGAACCGGAATGTTCCTGACCCAGCTGATCGTAAACGGTCTGATAACCTCCGGAAGCGGCCAGGCAGCAGCCACGATGCCTATCATGTTCCCCGTCGCCGACATGATAGGTATGACAAGACAGACCGCCATCCTAGCCTTCAACTTCGGGGACGGACTTAGCAACTATATCCTGCCCACGTCATCGGCCCTCATGGGCTTTTTGGCCGTGGCGAACATCAGATACGACCAGTGGATGCCCTATATGTGGAAGCTATTCCTGATCTGGATCGTCACAGGATCGGTATTGGTGACCGTCGCCAATCTCACCGGATACGGACCTTTTTAAGGGGGACCGACATGATTGATGGGACAAAAAAAGGGATCTTCTCCTTTATAGACGAGATCCAGCCGGAGATATGCGCTATGTCCGACGATCTCTTCGACAATCCAGAGATAGGCCTTCAGGAGCACAGAAGCTCGGGGATACTCGTCGAATACCTTCAGAAGCACGGATTTTCGGTTACATCAGGGATAGGGGGGCTGGAGACCGCCTTCAGGGCGACCTATAAAAAGGGAGAGAATGGCCCTAGGATAGGGCTGCTCTGCGAGTACGACGCCCTTGAAAACATCGGGCACGCCTGCGGACACCACATGCAGGGACCGGCGGTGATCGGTGCGGCTCTGGCCTTAAAGGAGTGTTGTGAGGAGGAACACGAGATAGTGGTGTACGGAACTCCAGCGGAGGAGACTGTAGGAGGCAAGATAGAGATGCTGAAACAGGGCTGTTTTCAGGATATAGACGTAGCCCTGATGATGCACGGATCGCCGACGACCACCACCGACGTAAAGTCCATGGCTATGTCCAACTTCGACGTGACCTTTCACGGGACAAGCGCCCACGCCGCCCTGGCTCCTGAGAAAGGCAGAAGCGCCTTCGACGGTGTGTTGCTCCTTTTTCAGGGAATAGAATTCCTGAGGGAACACGTTTTGGATGACACCAGGATGCACTACACCGTGACGGATTCAGGTGGCCCGGCAAACGTTGTCCCCAAGAGGGCCACCGCCAGGTTCAGCCTCAGGTCATACGACAGGGCCTACCTCGACGAGGTTATAAAGAGGTTCAAAAAAATCGTCCAAGGGGCGGCCCTCATGACTGAAACAGAGGCGGAGGTCCTGGAGATAAAGTCCCTGGACAACAAGATACCGGTCCTCTCGCTGAACGATATCTTGATGAAAAACGCGACGATTCTAGATGCTCCTAGGATAACCCCACCGAGGGAAAAGACGGGCTCCACCGATTTCGGCAACGTCATGTACAGGGTCCCAGGGTCCTGCATAAGGGTCGCCTTCGTCCCGGAGGGAACCTCCTCCCACTCCGACGGATACCTGACGGCGGGCAAATCTCAAGAGGCCCATGAGGCGGTCGTCCTGGGGGCGAAGATCCTAGCAGCGTCGGCTTTCGACTTAATAAGCTCCCCAGAGGCTATGGAGAGGGTAAAGGAGGAGTTCGACTCGGCGAGGGCAAAAAGCTACAGGGGATAAGACTGAGCACAGGGGGCGGGATTTTCCGCCCCCTGTGCTCTACTCCACGTCCTCGTACACCTCCGGCAAGAACCTAGGGGTACAGATCGCCAGGAAAACCAGGTCTTCCTGGCCTAGGTTGGTTATCCTCTGTCGGCACATGGCGGGTATTATCACGACGTCGCCGGGGCCTACCTCCTGAGAGATGGACTCGCCGACCTCCACCGTTCCCCTGCCTGATAGAATCACATAACGCTCAACAGTCCCCTTTAGCCTGTGCCATCTAGTGGTCACCCCGACTTTTACCCTCGCCTTCGCCACCGACACGTCTCCATCGGCCTCGGAGTTCCACATCTCGGTGATGAAACATCCCTCGTCGATAAAGAACTCCTCCTCGTTTCTGAACACCATCTCTCTCATAGAACCATCTCCTAACTTAATATAGCTAAAATCACAGTAGTTGCTTGCCTTTTGAAACGAATGTCACTATTATGGGATCGTAGGGCGGTAACTAGCCGTCCTACGACCACGGTAAAGACCCGGTGGATGCTGGCGGAACAAACGTCTAAAACTAAAAGGCGAAATCATAACATAATATTGAAGGAGGCTTTTCACCATGAGGAACGGAACCGGCAAGAAGATCGTCGCCCTTGGTCTGTTAGGAGCTGTATGTATCGCAGGTGCGGCAATCGCCGCCAAAAAGGAAATCGGCTGTGCCATCTATAAGTTCGACGACACCTTTATGACAGGGGTCAGAAACGCCATTTCCGAGGCGGCAAAGGGAAAGATCAAGGTAGACATAGTGGACAGCCAGAACTCCCAGTCCACCCAGAACGATCGAATAGATATGTTCATCACCAAGAGAATGAGCGCCATGGCCATCAACCCGGTGGACCGTACCGCCGCCAGCGTCATCATAGATAGAGCCAAAAAGGCCGACATTCCTGTGGTGTTCTTCAACAGAGAGCCCCTTCCCGAGGATATGCAGAAGTGGGATAAGGTCTACTACGTCGGTGCCAAGGCGGAGGAGTCGGGCACCATGTCTGGACAGATAGTCGTCGACTACTGGAAGGCCAATCCTAACGCCGATAAAAACGGCGACGGAGTCCTTCAGTACGTTATGCTCAAAGGCGAGCCAGGACACCAGGACGCCGAGCTCAGGACGAAATACTCCATAAAGGCTGTGGAGGAGGCTGGCATACCCGTCGAGAAGCTGGCTGAGGACACCGGCATGTGGGACAGGGTCAGAGGCCAGGAGAAAATGGCGGCCTTCCTCGCAGCCCACGGCGACAAGATCGAGGCGGTCTTCTGCAACAACGACGACATGGCACTGGGAGCTATAGAGGCCCTCAGAGCGGTGGGCTACTTCAAGGGAGATACCTACATGCCCGTAGTAGGAGTTGACGCCACAGCACCGGCGATCCAGGCCCTTGAGGAGGGAACCCTTCTCGGCACCGTCCTCAACGACGCGGTCAACCAGGGTATAGCCACCTACAACCTGGCCCAGATCATGGCCGACGGCGAGACACCGACCGACGAAAACGTAGGCTACACCATAACCAACGGAAAATACGTCTGGGTCCCCTACCGTAAGGTCACCAAGGAAAACGTAGCGGATTTCAAGTAGTGCCCTTAGAGGGGAGGAGGAGACCTCCTCCCCTCTTTTCATCGGAAGGGGATGGTTAACTATGAACGATCGATCGGTGCTTACTATGACCAAGGTCAGCAAGGCCTTCCCGGGGGTTCAGGCGTTAAAGGACGTCTCCCTGTCGGTCCGTCCAGGGACGGTCCACGCCCTTATGGGTGAAAACGGGGCGGGCAAATCGACCTTGATGAAGTGCCTCTTTGGAATATACAGAATGGACTCAGGAAAAATAGAGCTAGACGGCAAGGCCGTGGAGATACCTAACCCTAAGTCCGCACTGGACCTGGGGATCTCCATGATCCATCAGGAACTCCACCCTATACCACACCGACCGGTGATGGAGAACATCTGGCTTGGACGAGCACCGGTAAAAAAGCTCGGCCCCCTCTCGTTTCTGGACTGCAAGGCCATGGAGGCCCAGACAAAAGAGCTTTTCAAAGACCTCGACATGGACATAGACCCAAGGCAACAGATTCGCCATCTCTCGGTCTCCAGGATTCAATCGGTGGAGATAGCCAAGGCTGTGTCATACAGTGCGAAAATAATAGTCATGGACGAGCCGAGTTCATCCCTCACAGAGGACGAGGTTCAGCACCTCTTTCGCATAATACGACAGCTTACCGCCAGAGGCATAGCCATAATATACATATCCCACAAAATCGAGGAGATTCTCCAGATATCCGACGATGTCACCATAATGAGGGACGGCACTCTTGTGGGAACCTGGCCTTCCTCCGAGCTCTCCACCGACGATATCATATCCCGAATGGTCGGGCGAACGATGACGAACCGCTTTCCTCCCAGGCAGAACCAGCCTGGGGAGGTTATCATGGAGGTCAGTGGCTACTCCTCCCCTTACCCAAAATCCTTCAAAGACGTGTCCTTTGAGCTCAAAAAGGGGGAGATACTGGGGGTAGGAGGTCTCGTAGGGGCCCAGAGGACCGAGCTCATGGAGGCAGTTTTTGGCCTTAGATCCACCAGTTCGGGAACTTTAAAGCTGAGAGGGGAGGAAATTGACCTGTCCTCCCCGATAATCGCCAAGAGGCAAAAAATGGCCCTTCTGACCGAGGAGAGGCGGGCGACAGGTATCTTTCCGGTCCTATCGGTCCAGTCAAACCTGGTAGTGGCAAACCTAGCGGCCTATAAGGGAGCCCTAGGGCTGCTTAACAGCGGTGCAATGTCCAAAGACACCGACGAAGGCATAAAAAGGCTGTCCGTAAAAACCCCCTCCAGAGGGACACTCATAAGGAGCCTGTCCGGCGGCAATCAGCAAAAGGTCCTGCTGGCCCGGTGGCTACTGATAGACCCGGATATACTCATCCTCGACGAGCCCACCAGAGGGATAGACGTAGGTGCAAAGTACGAGATTTACACTATAATGGCGGACCTGGCA from Dethiosulfovibrio salsuginis harbors:
- a CDS encoding AbgT family transporter: MNGRHLVVLGVVVGLFSLLIYGGIQWKWGLNQSAALFIWMAILGGLCYGFSPNKIAIEFIDGAKKLTFGALIIGFARAISIILTDGHILDTVVFYLGGALGALPSLIQGTGMFLTQLIVNGLITSGSGQAAATMPIMFPVADMIGMTRQTAILAFNFGDGLSNYILPTSSALMGFLAVANIRYDQWMPYMWKLFLIWIVTGSVLVTVANLTGYGPF
- a CDS encoding M20 family metallopeptidase, coding for MIDGTKKGIFSFIDEIQPEICAMSDDLFDNPEIGLQEHRSSGILVEYLQKHGFSVTSGIGGLETAFRATYKKGENGPRIGLLCEYDALENIGHACGHHMQGPAVIGAALALKECCEEEHEIVVYGTPAEETVGGKIEMLKQGCFQDIDVALMMHGSPTTTTDVKSMAMSNFDVTFHGTSAHAALAPEKGRSAFDGVLLLFQGIEFLREHVLDDTRMHYTVTDSGGPANVVPKRATARFSLRSYDRAYLDEVIKRFKKIVQGAALMTETEAEVLEIKSLDNKIPVLSLNDILMKNATILDAPRITPPREKTGSTDFGNVMYRVPGSCIRVAFVPEGTSSHSDGYLTAGKSQEAHEAVVLGAKILAASAFDLISSPEAMERVKEEFDSARAKSYRG
- a CDS encoding cupin domain-containing protein, with protein sequence MREMVFRNEEEFFIDEGCFITEMWNSEADGDVSVAKARVKVGVTTRWHRLKGTVERYVILSGRGTVEVGESISQEVGPGDVVIIPAMCRQRITNLGQEDLVFLAICTPRFLPEVYEDVE
- a CDS encoding galactose ABC transporter substrate-binding protein gives rise to the protein MRNGTGKKIVALGLLGAVCIAGAAIAAKKEIGCAIYKFDDTFMTGVRNAISEAAKGKIKVDIVDSQNSQSTQNDRIDMFITKRMSAMAINPVDRTAASVIIDRAKKADIPVVFFNREPLPEDMQKWDKVYYVGAKAEESGTMSGQIVVDYWKANPNADKNGDGVLQYVMLKGEPGHQDAELRTKYSIKAVEEAGIPVEKLAEDTGMWDRVRGQEKMAAFLAAHGDKIEAVFCNNDDMALGAIEALRAVGYFKGDTYMPVVGVDATAPAIQALEEGTLLGTVLNDAVNQGIATYNLAQIMADGETPTDENVGYTITNGKYVWVPYRKVTKENVADFK
- a CDS encoding sugar ABC transporter ATP-binding protein, giving the protein MNDRSVLTMTKVSKAFPGVQALKDVSLSVRPGTVHALMGENGAGKSTLMKCLFGIYRMDSGKIELDGKAVEIPNPKSALDLGISMIHQELHPIPHRPVMENIWLGRAPVKKLGPLSFLDCKAMEAQTKELFKDLDMDIDPRQQIRHLSVSRIQSVEIAKAVSYSAKIIVMDEPSSSLTEDEVQHLFRIIRQLTARGIAIIYISHKIEEILQISDDVTIMRDGTLVGTWPSSELSTDDIISRMVGRTMTNRFPPRQNQPGEVIMEVSGYSSPYPKSFKDVSFELKKGEILGVGGLVGAQRTELMEAVFGLRSTSSGTLKLRGEEIDLSSPIIAKRQKMALLTEERRATGIFPVLSVQSNLVVANLAAYKGALGLLNSGAMSKDTDEGIKRLSVKTPSRGTLIRSLSGGNQQKVLLARWLLIDPDILILDEPTRGIDVGAKYEIYTIMADLAKQGKSIIMISSELPELMGMSDRIMVMSEGKLAGILNGAEATEEKIMKLATLYVA